ACATACCTGTTCATTATGTTGGCACAGCCACACACAATCGTCAAGCCACACTTCGTGTCCAAGGTTGGGACCCAAACTCCATTTCAAACATCCATTTCCATGATTTTGAAGTTCCTCCCTTTGCTTCCCCACCTCCCAACCCCCGTGCTGAAACCAAATTCCCATCTCACATGATTCCTTCCTTTGAGGCCTCTTCACATCTTCGTGTGCCTTTGGCAGCACTTCTCCAATCTCTTTCATCTGTGGCTAGAAGAGTCATAGTAATCCATGACTCCATGATGTCGTCGGTGGTTCAGGATGCCAAAAGCATAGCAAATGTTGAGAGTTACACACTTCACAGCACTTGTGCCTTTATAGCCTTCTTACACTTTTGGCACAAAATGGGAAAACCGCAACTAGAAAGCTCACATATCCCACAAGTTCCTTCTCTTGAAGGATGCTTCCCCATCCAATTCATGGATTTCATTACCAAACAGAGTGAACTCATGGAATTCACTGATGGACACATTTACAACACAACCAGAGCAATTGAAAGTCCTTACATGGAGTTTATGGAAAGGATCATGGGTAGCAAGAAGCATTGGGCATTGGGGCCCTTCAACCCTCTAACCATTAAGAACAGTTCAATGGGAAGGAACTTTGTCATGGAGTGGCTTGATAGACAAGAGCAAAAATCTGTTCTATATGTATCTTTTGGGTCAACAACAACCTTCATAGAGGAGCAAATTGAACAGATAGCAAATGGATTGGAGCAAAGCAAGCAAAAGTTCATCTGGGTGTTGAGAGATGCTGATAAAGGAGACATCTTTGATGGCGATAAAGTAAAAGAACGTGGCCTTCCCAAAGGTTTTGAAAAGAGAGTTGAAGGCATGGGGCTAGTTGTGAGAGATTGGGCACCCCAATTAGAAATTCTAAGCCATCCTTCAACAGGAGGGTTTATGAGTCACTGTGGATGGAACTCATGCATAGAAAGCATGTCCATGGGGGTGCCAATAGCAGCATGGCCTATGCACTCTGACCAGCCAAGAAACACTGTTTTGATAACTGAAGTGCTAAAGGTTGCTTTGGTAGTGCAGGACTGGGCTCAAAGAGATGAGTTGGTAACCGCTTCAGTTATTGAGAATGCAGTGAGAAGGTTGATGGAAACAAAGGAAGGAAAAGAGATGCGAGAGAGAGCAATGAACCTTAAAAAATCCGTCCATGAGTCTATGGATGAAGGTGGAGTCTCTCGTATGGAAATGGATTCTTTCATTGCTCATATAACTAGATAGTATGCTTTAAGTAACCACACATTCTTCTAGTATACACAAGATGGTCTTACCAAATGGTGGTGTAGTGTGGTACCAAATAAGATATGACAAAATTTTATAGCACATGAAGAAGAGAATGTAAAATAAGTTTGGCAAGAAAGTATGCAGATCTTTCTGTGTTTCAAGATATCATATGGTAAATTTTCTGGAATGAATATGTATGCATGCCAAGTTTTTGCAATATAAGTTTTTTTATCTAAATATTTCAAAACAACCTTCTCTAGTGTGAAAAACTGAGATTATGTTGATAAATCAGTCAGGGCTAAGAAATTACATATAATCTAAgactaatatatataaaatagaaTTTAATATCATCATTGTTATTTTCACAGTTTTTTCTTACCATCGCTAGTATCTCTCTTCCCTCATGTAGATCTATTTTCCTTAAACATTAATAACATCTCTAATACATAGGTTTTTTTTTCATAGACAGAATTGTGTCTGTCTTACAGTGTTTCAAGGAGATCAAGTTCAGGAAGCAAAATTGTTGGGCATCTTTGTTCTTGATTATGCAGCTTGTAGGGCCATATGTTTGACGCGTAAGGTAAGGACTAAAGGACGAAAGACTGGTATAATTGCAACTATTTGACAAATCAAATAATGGAGGATTTGTCCCTGAGAATATACATATAGTCTCTTCATACAGATAGCTTAACTGATGTTAAGCTCAACAACTGGTAACCCATGGACTCAGCGAGTCCCAGGTCAGATAAATTTCtgtctaaagaaaaaaaaacatttatagAGTCAACTGTAAGTAAAAGGTCTTGCAATAACTAGGAAATAGTTCGCTTGCTCCAGGAGTAAATTTTGCCATACTTATTCTACTTAATcacttctttaaaaaaattcaaattagcaTATAATAtactttgaaaatttaaataaatacatAAATACTAATGTCTAATCTATTTAACATTTAATATCAGACCAAGTAACCCATTATAACTAGCAAGTGCAAGTAGGAGACAAGGATTGAGTGAGAACTTATCTTTAACATTGTATCACAGTCATATATACACCTCAAAGACACAACAGGGATTTTGGAAGCAATTCAGTATAAAACTTGGTTGTGGTGTATAGTAAAGGTTGGGGACTTTCATTATTCCGTAGCTGAATGGACTATGAACCCAATGGAATGCTTGAGGCCTGTTTCGAATTAGCCAAATGCTGTCCTGTAGAGATCTCTTGGAGCTGTTCTGTTCTCGCTGGTGGGTTGATTTCTATGGGATTTGGAAGGTTGCTAATTGCAGGGCTGATCTGGTTGCTGGTGTTTTAGGCTTAAGCTTGCTGTTATTTGTTCAATTAAGTTTCTGTGTATTTTTTGTCTTGGCTGTATTGCTGGTTGGCTGTAGCTTAATCTTATGCTTTTCCCCCTCTTTTGTATTAAGGGTTggagcaccccttgtgcttccTTTTAATACAATCttcttgcttatcaaaaaaatatatatacacctCAAAGGCTGAAAGCATCAAACCAAGGTGAGAAATATGGCCTCACCTGAGCCTCTCTTCTTCAGTGAGTCCCTCTTGTACTTACTTCATAGACAATCTTTCTCTAGTGTGAATAATTAACTGAGATTATGTTGATAAATCAGTTCAGGTTAATAAATTATAGATATAATTTAAGacttaaataaaatagaaattaaTATCATCATtgttattttcagttttttcttACCATCGCCAGTATCTCTCTTGCAGATCAATTTTCCTTGAAGATTAATAATATCTTTATTTTATAGGTCTTTTTATGCACACAATTCTGTCTCTGTCTTACAGTGAAATTAAATACAGTTCTATTGTTCATGAGATCaagttatgaaaacaaaatTGTTGGCATTTTTGTTCTTGATTATGCAACTTGTAGGCCATATGTTTCAGGCGTAAGGTTAGGACTAAGGGACGAAAGACTGGTATAATTGCAACTATTTGACAAATCAAATGGCTTTGTCCCTGAGAATATACATACACAGAAGCATATGTTTGGGTATACAAAACATGAGTCAGAAGTGTAGATGAGTATACATGGCCTAGTGGTAGACAAGTTAGATCTCCATAAGAGTGATGACACAAATTCGAACACGGGAAATTCATATGTTGGAGGGACTATTATAGTTTCTCGAACGTGTCTGCATACGTCGAAACTCGAAAGGGAAAAGTATGTATAGGTGCTAGAGTTTTACAAGGCAGCTCAACTTACCTATAGGTCAAAAGTggctttttttaaaataaggtaTCTCATTGCTTGTATTCCTCAGACTAATCTCTCGCTCCATAGTCGGGGGACTAGTCTACGCAGTAGGAGGCTGACCAAGAAGTTTTTTTTCATTAACAATAGTTGAAAATTGAACATCAACCATTTAATTAAGAGATAAGTGTTGAACCACTACATCAATTAACAGTTAGTCGCCTATCGTGAATTATAATGATGTTTTATATATCAACTAAAAGGAAAAGATCAATCTATATTTAGGAAATGAGAGGCGTATGAAATAACTTATTTCTTAAAAAAGAGAGGGTCATCATAAGATTAGGATTTTTCTTTATTATTGCATGGTTACTAATCAAAAATttctttcaaatattttttatgatGAACAAATATTAGTACTTAACAGAGACCTTAGGACTGAAATCTATAACTTACTAAAGCTAGAGGGATTTGGCCACTGTTCATAAGAAAAAACCCGCCAGAGCCGGGTCAAGGTCGGGTTATGGGTCGGTTTTTCCGAGACCTATGCTGGAGGCCCGATAACGGTAGTTTCCAGGTAAACAAACAGTACGGCTGATCTTCTCCTCTGCACCAAATCTTCTTGCGCCGTAAACAGACAGTAGCTTCCACTCCTCCATCTGCACATGCATAGCCTCAAGATTCTCTCTCTGAACCAAATCCTCTTcagtttctttcttcttttttccatcTCAATCAAGAAACCCAACAAGCCTCTCACCAGGCTCTACTACATCACCTTCACCACCATCCTCTGCGCCCTCTTCTACCTCATCGGTCTCTGGCGACACCCTACAACCACCGCTGCCGCCGGCAGCCACTACACGCCGtcaacctccaccaccactctcGATTTCTCGCTATCAGAGCACACACCATGAGAGGATGTGCAGAGGTTCCCGCGAGCTCTGACAAGGAGTAGTGGCTGACTTCACTAATACCCCAAGCTTAAATATAATTGGTCATGCGCACACTTCCTAAGGATCGAGTGATTTCATCAAGGACATcatgattgaagttgctacttTGAAGTTAAGGACATCAGGATTTCATCAAGGACATCATGCGCACACTTCCTTGGAAATATTATCGGAGTGTTTTCAATCTCCCTTCAATCTACATACCAAAACTGTCATTGATGACTCTCCGGTGGTGCCACTTTGAAGTTGTTGGTAAgctgtttgttgttttgtttgtgtgaaattgaATCGCGTGCTTTGTAggatttcagttttaatttttaaatgctGGTGCTTGATTGTATTTCTTCAATCCTCTAGATGGTTGAAGCATGATGCAATGTCGTATCCCCCAGATAGCAGACGAAAAACAGTTGGAGAACAATTCATTAGAGAAAATGAATAATGTAAGTAAACATGTGATGACGGTTGCTATAAAAATTAGTTCGATTTTCATTCACTGACACGTTCAAGAATGGTGAAACTGGTGCTGCCCGCAAGCTGTTCGATAAAATTCCTGAGAGGGATGTTTGGAATTGGAACTGTATGATCGCTGGATATGTGGCGGTTTGGGACCTGGAAGCTGCCATCAGATCACTTCACATGTATAGCTCTTGACATTATTTTGCCTTTCAATGCAATTTCAGGTTTGCTAAAACAAGTAAAAATTATATACGGATCAAGTTGGCAATAGTTGCGGTTTTTATGAGTAATAAATGACGggtttatattattttattgcaGACAGCTTGGGTCTATGTGAAGCGCATTGCTGAATATAAACCGTTGCGGAGGCTCGCATGTGATGGTTGAGGTGGACGAGGTCGTACTGCGCACACTTGAAGAAGGTCTTGATGCTTGAATGAGAGGTAAGTTTGATAATCTCCTCTAATGTGTTACTTCTTTTTTTAATGTTGTTCTTTTATTGATTTTACTTTGTTCATGAAATATTTGATGTTGCATGT
This is a stretch of genomic DNA from Lotus japonicus ecotype B-129 chromosome 1, LjGifu_v1.2. It encodes these proteins:
- the LOC130734221 gene encoding zeatin O-glucosyltransferase-like, translating into MDSSLQISLGKIHGSSSRNSFDDHHDQVVVVMVPFPAQGHLNQFMHLSRVILPHNIPVHYVGTATHNRQATLRVQGWDPNSISNIHFHDFEVPPFASPPPNPRAETKFPSHMIPSFEASSHLRVPLAALLQSLSSVARRVIVIHDSMMSSVVQDAKSIANVESYTLHSTCAFIAFLHFWHKMGKPQLESSHIPQVPSLEGCFPIQFMDFITKQSELMEFTDGHIYNTTRAIESPYMEFMERIMGSKKHWALGPFNPLTIKNSSMGRNFVMEWLDRQEQKSVLYVSFGSTTTFIEEQIEQIANGLEQSKQKFIWVLRDADKGDIFDGDKVKERGLPKGFEKRVEGMGLVVRDWAPQLEILSHPSTGGFMSHCGWNSCIESMSMGVPIAAWPMHSDQPRNTVLITEVLKVALVVQDWAQRDELVTASVIENAVRRLMETKEGKEMRERAMNLKKSVHESMDEGGVSRMEMDSFIAHITR